CCGTAGGGCAGGGAAGCGACGAAATCGAGCGCCTGAGCCAGCCGAGCGGCATCATCGATCATCTGTTGCGATGCACCGACCGCTCCGAACGCAATATTCTCCCTGATGGTGGCGTTGAACAGGAGTGCGCTCTGCGGAACCAGACCGATTCGGTCTCGCAGCGCGCTCAGGCCCATGGTCCGGCTATCCTCGCCATCGACGAAGATCGCGCCGACTTGCGGGTCGTAGTAGCGCATTAGCAGATTGATCATCGCGGTTTTGCCGGCACCGTTCGCGCCCAGGATGGCAATCCTTTCCGCAGCGCCGACCCGAAGATCGACACCGGTCAGGACGGGGTCGCGCCCAGCATAAGCAAAATGGACATTGCGAAATTCAATCGCCCCGTGCGCACGCGGTCGGCGCGATGCTTGGGCTGCCCCGACATCCTCAGTCGGCTCGGCCAGGACCGCACTGAGTCGGGCGAGCGCCCCGCGGGCCGTTTGAATTTGGCCGTAGAGGTGCGCCAGCGACCCGACCGGACGCGTGAGTAAGGCGGCGTAGAACATGAAGCTGAACAGCTCGCTGGCAGTCATCCGGCCGTCCGAAACGTCGTGGCCCGCGAACCATAGGACGGCCAAGGCGGCAAAAGCGGCTATCAAGCTAATCAGGGGGTCTAGGGCCGCGTAGATCCGGCCCTGCCGAACCATCAGGCCCTCAAGCTTGCGAACCGTCTGGCGATAGCGGTCGTACTGAGCCGCTTCCTGGCCGAAAGCCTTGGTCGCGGGCACGATCTGCAGCGCTTCGTCCGAAAGCGCTATTGCTCGGGCGTCGGCCTGCTGGATCTGCACGGCAAGGCCTTGAAGCCGCCGACCGACGATCTTGGTGGCGAGGTAGAAAAGGGGAACGATGGTCGGGATAAGAAGTGCTAACCGCGCGTCGATGGTGAACATGACGATCATGGCCCCGATCGCAGTCAGCAGGCGAGCTGGAACTGCCACTAGGGTGACCGCGACGAATTCGCTCAGTTTGGCGATTTCGATCGTCATGACGGCAAGCATGTCGCCTTTGCCCCGGCTGTCGTGGAAAGCCATCGGCAATCGCTGCACATGATCGAAAATACGCTCGCGAAGCTCGGCAAGCAGGGCCGCGCTCATTCGAACCATGCGGTCGGCGGTGAGGAAGCTCAGCATTGCAATCGCAACGAGACAGGCGGCAAGGACGCCAACCGCCCCTTTCAAGGCGCCCTCTTGCCCGGTGACCATGGTGCCCAAAAGGTGTCCGGCCATCCAGGGAACGACGAGAAGTACCACAGAACTCGCCGTGGTGAGGATCACCAGCAGCAGAAGCCGCGCCATATGCTGACGATTGAGGCGGAGGATC
The sequence above is drawn from the Sphingomonas lutea genome and encodes:
- a CDS encoding ABC transporter ATP-binding protein; translation: MSIARCPACICGGLPNLQDRDDSTHPMPIFRILRLNRQHMARLLLLVILTTASSVVLLVVPWMAGHLLGTMVTGQEGALKGAVGVLAACLVAIAMLSFLTADRMVRMSAALLAELRERIFDHVQRLPMAFHDSRGKGDMLAVMTIEIAKLSEFVAVTLVAVPARLLTAIGAMIVMFTIDARLALLIPTIVPLFYLATKIVGRRLQGLAVQIQQADARAIALSDEALQIVPATKAFGQEAAQYDRYRQTVRKLEGLMVRQGRIYAALDPLISLIAAFAALAVLWFAGHDVSDGRMTASELFSFMFYAALLTRPVGSLAHLYGQIQTARGALARLSAVLAEPTEDVGAAQASRRPRAHGAIEFRNVHFAYAGRDPVLTGVDLRVGAAERIAILGANGAGKTAMINLLMRYYDPQVGAIFVDGEDSRTMGLSALRDRIGLVPQSALLFNATIRENIAFGAVGASQQMIDDAARLAQALDFVASLPYGMDTVIGDCGLRLSGGQRQRIALARALIKDPAIIIFDEATSMFDDEGEEAFIDACNDALHGRTVILVTHRPATLALANRIVTLEDGRIRELRADERRLQKVSA